The following are encoded together in the Chlorocebus sabaeus isolate Y175 chromosome 20, mChlSab1.0.hap1, whole genome shotgun sequence genome:
- the LOC103223760 gene encoding LOW QUALITY PROTEIN: olfactory receptor 10J3 (The sequence of the model RefSeq protein was modified relative to this genomic sequence to represent the inferred CDS: inserted 1 base in 1 codon; deleted 2 bases in 1 codon), with translation MPKPNSTFVTEFLFEGFSIFRWQYRLVFFVVFLTLYLLTLSGNVIIMTIVHLDHHLHTPRPMYFFLSMLSISETCYTVAIIPYMLSGLLNPHQPVATHSCATQLFFYLTFGINNCFPLTVMGYDRYVAICNPLRYSVIMSKRACIQLASVSLGIGLXMAIVQVTSVFGLLFCDAFVISHFFCDVRPLLNLAFTDTTVNEIINFVVSVCVLVLPMDLVFVSYVLIISTILTIASAEGRKKAFATCTSHLTVVIIHYGCASIIYLKPKSQSSLGQDRLIAVIYTHHSPTEHCCVQPEEQGDALRRAMGQTRRCSVQSHGAKAPVSFTKRGCEAFFFEFINVY, from the exons ATGCCAAAGCCAAATTCCACTTTTGTGACTGAGTTCCTCTTTGAAGGTTTCTCCATCTTCAGGTGGCAGTACAgacttgtcttttttgttgtttttctaactTTGTACCTGCTGACTCTCTCTGGCAATGTGATTATCATGACCATTGTTCACCTGGACCATCATCTCCACACTCCCCGccccatgtacttcttcctgAGCATGCTATCCATCTCTGAGACCTGCTACACTGTGGCCATCATTCCCTATATGCTTTCTGGTCTCTTGAATCCTCACCAGCCCGTTGCCACCCACAGCTGTGCCACTCAGCTCTTCTTCTATCTCACCTTTGGCATCAACAACTGCTTCCCGCTCACAGTCATGGGATATGACCGCTATGTGGCCATCTGTAACCCCCTAAGGTATTCAGTCATCATGAGTAAAAGGGCCTGTATCCAACTGGCCTCTGTGTCACTGGGGATTGGCC GCATGGCCATTGTCCAAGTAACATCTGTGTTTGGCCTGCTGTTCTGTGATGCCTTTGTCATCTCCCACTTCTTCTGTGATGTGAGACCCCTGCTGAATCTGGCCTTCACAGACACCACTGTCAATGAGATCATCAACTTTGTTGTCAGTGTCTGTGTCCTTGTCCTACCTATGGATCTGGTCTTTGTCTCCTATGTCCTCATCATCTCCACCATTCTTACGATTGCCTCAGCTGAAGGTCGGAAGAAGGCCTTTGCCACCTGCACCTCCCACCTCACAGTGGTCATCATCCACTATGGCTGTGCCTCCATCATCTACCTGAAGCCTAAGTCCCAGAGTTCCCTGGGACAGGACAGACTCATCGCAGTGATCTACACT CATCACTCCCCTACTGAACACTGTTGTGTACAGCCTGAGGAACAAGGAGATGCTCTGCGCAGAGCCATGGGGCAAACAAGGAGATGCTCTGTGCAGAGCCATGGGGCAAAAGCCCCTGTCTCCTTTACGAAGAGAGGTTGTGAAGcctttttctttgagtttataaatgtgtattaa
- the FCER1A gene encoding high affinity immunoglobulin epsilon receptor subunit alpha isoform X2, producing MAPAMESPTLLCVALLFFVPQKPTVSLNPPWNRIFKGENVTLTCNGSNFAEVSSMKWFHNGSLSEVANSSLNIVNADFEDSGEYKCQHQQFDDSEPVHLEVFSDWLLLQASAEVVMEGQPLFLRCHSWRNWDVYKVIYYKDGEALKYWYENHNISITNATVEDSGIYYCTGKLWQLDYESEPLNITVIKAQHDKYWLQFLIPLLVAILFAVDTGLFISTQQQVTFLLKIKRSRKGFKLLNPHPKPNPKSN from the exons ATGGCTCCTGCCATGGAATCCCCTACTCTACTGTGTGTAGCCTTACTGTTCTTTG TCCCTCAGAAACCTACGGTCTCCTTGAATCCCCCGTGGAATAGAATATTTAAAGGAGAGAATGTGACTCTTACATGTAATGGGAGCAATTTCGCTGAAGTCAGTTCCATGAAATGGTTCCACAATGGCAGCCTTTCAGAAGTGGCAAATTCAAGTTTGAATATTGTGAATGCCGACTTTGAGGACAGTGGAGAATACAAATGTCAGCACCAACAATTTGATGACAGTGAACCTGTGCACCTGGAAGTCTTCAGTG ACTGGCTGCTCCTTCAGGCCTCTGCTGAGGTGGTGATGGAGGGCCAGCCCCTCTTCCTCAGGTGCCATAGTTGGAGGAACTGGGATGTGTACAAGGTGATCTATTACAAGGATGGTGAAGCTCTCAAGTACTGGTATGAGAACCACAACATCTCCATTACAAATGCCACAGTTGAAGACAGTGGCATCTACTACTGTACAGGCAAACTGTGGCAGCTGGACTATGAGTCTGAGCCCCTCAACATTACTGTAATAAAAG CTCAGCATGACAAGTACTGGCTACAATTTCTTATCCCATTGTTGGTGGCGATTCTGTTTGCTGTGGACACAGGATTATTTATCTCGACTCAGCAGCAGGTCACATTTCTCTTGAAGATTAAGAGAAGCAGGAAAGGCTTCAAACTTCTGAATCCACATCCTAAGCCAAACCCCAAAAGCAACTGA
- the FCER1A gene encoding high affinity immunoglobulin epsilon receptor subunit alpha isoform X1, with product MKKMAPAMESPTLLCVALLFFAPDGMLAVPQKPTVSLNPPWNRIFKGENVTLTCNGSNFAEVSSMKWFHNGSLSEVANSSLNIVNADFEDSGEYKCQHQQFDDSEPVHLEVFSDWLLLQASAEVVMEGQPLFLRCHSWRNWDVYKVIYYKDGEALKYWYENHNISITNATVEDSGIYYCTGKLWQLDYESEPLNITVIKAQHDKYWLQFLIPLLVAILFAVDTGLFISTQQQVTFLLKIKRSRKGFKLLNPHPKPNPKSN from the exons ATGAAGAAGATGGCTCCTGCCATGGAATCCCCTACTCTACTGTGTGTAGCCTTACTGTTCTTTG CTCCAGATGGCATGTTAGCAG TCCCTCAGAAACCTACGGTCTCCTTGAATCCCCCGTGGAATAGAATATTTAAAGGAGAGAATGTGACTCTTACATGTAATGGGAGCAATTTCGCTGAAGTCAGTTCCATGAAATGGTTCCACAATGGCAGCCTTTCAGAAGTGGCAAATTCAAGTTTGAATATTGTGAATGCCGACTTTGAGGACAGTGGAGAATACAAATGTCAGCACCAACAATTTGATGACAGTGAACCTGTGCACCTGGAAGTCTTCAGTG ACTGGCTGCTCCTTCAGGCCTCTGCTGAGGTGGTGATGGAGGGCCAGCCCCTCTTCCTCAGGTGCCATAGTTGGAGGAACTGGGATGTGTACAAGGTGATCTATTACAAGGATGGTGAAGCTCTCAAGTACTGGTATGAGAACCACAACATCTCCATTACAAATGCCACAGTTGAAGACAGTGGCATCTACTACTGTACAGGCAAACTGTGGCAGCTGGACTATGAGTCTGAGCCCCTCAACATTACTGTAATAAAAG CTCAGCATGACAAGTACTGGCTACAATTTCTTATCCCATTGTTGGTGGCGATTCTGTTTGCTGTGGACACAGGATTATTTATCTCGACTCAGCAGCAGGTCACATTTCTCTTGAAGATTAAGAGAAGCAGGAAAGGCTTCAAACTTCTGAATCCACATCCTAAGCCAAACCCCAAAAGCAACTGA